DNA from Bacteroidales bacterium:
AACCAGTGATATCGACAATGGAACCGTAGTCATATCCCTGGTAGCTCAGCCTTTGAGTCCATGTGCTGTTGTTGCTACCAGCCAGGTTACCCTGCAGGTGAACTATTGCCATGAACTCATGATTCCGCAGGGTTGGTCAGGGCTCTCTTCATTTGTCAATCCGATTGATCCTGCTATGGAGGATGTGTTCCAAAGCGTAGTCACTGACCTCATTATCCTTCAGTCGCTTACCGGATTCTACTGGCCAGGTCAACAGATCAACACCATAGGCAACTGGAACACCCAGGAAGGCTATTCCATCAAAGTAACCAATCAGATCGAACTGACTATTGTCGGATCGAGGTCATCCAACAGGACATTGCAACTCAGCCAGGGCTGGAACCTGATCCCTGTGTTGAGCGAATGTGAGGCGGAAGTGGAAGCACTTTTTGCAGATAAAGGGGTAATTGTAGTCAAAGAAGTAGCCGGATGGCAACTTTACTGGCCGGCATTCAGCATCAATACCTTGCAAATCCTGCAACCAGGCAAAGCGTATTATGTACTGATGGGCAATGCTGAAACAATCACCTATCCGGGTTGCACCAAAAGCGGAACCTCTTCAGTGATCAACTCTACCAATCCGAATATGATGGAAATCATCGGGAACGCGCCATGGACAATGACCAGCCGAAGTGCAGCTACCCATATCATCGCTTTCCCCAAACAAGCCATCAGTGAGTCATTGATCAAGCCTGGCGACTATATTGGGGCATTCGACGAAAATGGCAATTGCTATGGAATGATACTTTGGGAGAACTCAACAATGAGTATGATGCTGTTTGGAGATGACCCAACAACTGCCATGAAAGATGGCTTCACAGCCAATGAACCGGTCGAACTCAGACTTCATGTAGTCACAACAGGCACAGATTATACACTCGAGTTAACATGGGATGCCAGCTGGCCACAGCAGAATGGGACATTCGCCGCAAACGGCATCAGCGCCATTGCCGGAATCAACCTTGGAACGGCACTGTCAGCAGAAGATCAGAGCAGCAATAAAAATGATGTGCTGATCTATCCCAATCCGGCAGGCGAAACGCTTTTCATTGATCTTGTTGATCAGCAGGAGATTCAGTTGATCATGACCGATATGCACGGAAGGGAAATGCTGCGACAGAAACTACTCACGCTTCGCAACCAGATTGATCTGACGGTATTGCGCAGCGGAATTTACCTGTTACAGCTCGAAGGGAAGGATTTTAAGCGCATCGAGAAGATCATTAAAAGGTAAGATGGACTATAAATCTGCTTTTTAATTCATTTTATATTAAAGCCCTGGCCATGCGCCGGGGCTTTTTTAATTGCTTGTCCTAAAAGAACTTTGTAAATTGTACTCTTATACAAAAATAAGTCGAAATTGACATTGTTGTTGACAGCAAAACATTTATAACATATAGCTAAACAATTAGTTATTATTTACCGTCTATTATTTACCATCCATTTAAGATAATTTAATATTTGAATCATTCCCATGAACTTCCATGATAGTATTATTGCACCATTTTACCAAATAATAACCTAAAAACTTTCTTCAAGAATCATTATTATGCAAACATCTACTAATCAATTGTTTAAAACGACTTCAATTTTAAAAAGGAGCTTTTTTCTTCTATCATTAATTTTAATCAACCTGGGTGGTTTTTCGCAAACTCCTATTGCCTGGTATTCCTTTACCGGCAATGCCAACGATGCTGTTGGTTCAAATCACGGCGCCGTAAATGGCGCTACCCTTACCACCGACCGCTTTGGAAATGCCAACAGCGCGTATAGTTTTGATGGGGTGGATGATAATATTTCCTGCAACTTCGGAACCAACCTTACATCGGCTTTTACGGTGAGTTGCTGGTATAAAATGCCATCGCTTCCTGCGGCTAATACTGTTTACGAAATTCTAAGCAAGCGAAGCTTATGTGCCAGTGCATTCACCGATTTTCCATTTGGATTGAGTGTGAACGCTACTGGAAATGTGACGGCATTGTTTTCAAAAGGTGATGATTTTACGGCTGAAAACATTTTACAATCGGATGCATTGGCGGTTAATCAATGGAATTTCATTACAGTTACATTTAATGCGAATAATTCAGCAGAACTCTATATTAATGGAGTTTTAGCTACATCGGAAGTCATCAATTATGAAGTGTCAGAAAATGCGCAGAATTGGACGATAGGCAGAGCTTCACAAGAAAATCTATCAGGTTGTCCCATTACAAATACGCATACCAATGGTTTTATTGACGAAGTTAAGATTTACAACACTGCCCTAACGGAAGCACAAGTACTGGCAGAGTTCAATTCATTTATAGGCCAAAACTACCGCAGCATCACCTCCGGCGACTGGAGTTCGCCTTCCACCTGGGAAGTATTTGACGGAACTTCCTTTGTCCCTGCAACCAATGCACCTACGAGTGCTGATGGGGTAATAACGATACGAAATGAACACAATGTAACAGTAAACAGTGCTGTTACGGTTGACCAGGTTGTGGTAGAAGTTGGAGGAACATTGACGCAAAATGGTGCTATTATTTTAAACAATGGAATCGGAAATGATTTATCAGTAAGCGGAATTTGGGTTTGGAATGGCAGTTCTATAAATGGAAGCGGTGAAGCTTTAATAGCTACCGGAGGCTTACTTAACCTGGTAACCGGAAATGACAAGGTATTAGGAGCAAACTTTATTAATAACGGCACTATTGACTGGCAGGATGGTGGCTTGAGATCTTCAGTAAATGGCCTTATCTTGCAGAACAACGCTTTTTTTACCATCAGCGGTAACAATGGTGCCGATCAGATCAACGGAACAGGAAACTTCATTTTCAATAACAATGGAACTTTTACAAAGACAAGCAATGGTGGGACAGGACTTAATCACTTTTCGCTGAATAACTTAGGCGTACTGAATATTAATGGCGGTACACTGGTTTTTGCCAATGGAACCATCAATAATTCATCACCCATCATTTTATCCAATGCTACATTAGCAGTTAATGAAGGGTTAACGTTTAACTGGAATACCGGTTCAGCCATCACAGGTAGCGGAGTTTTGAGTTTTAATCACCCTGGATCTACATTGGTTTTAAATAATGATATGGTTATTCCATCCACCACTTCATTGGTTCTTGCCTCCAATGTTACCGGTGCAGGGAATCTTACCTGTAACGGTGCGCTAACACTCGACTCTTATTATATAGAGATAAACGGACCGGGAACCTTGGCAATAAATGAAAACAGCATCTGGAATGCTGCAAGGTTAAACCGGGTAACTACGGTTGCTAACGGCAAAACACTTACGATGGCTGGTGGCAGCGATAAATGGTTAGGCGCAAACCTGACTAACAATGGAACCATTGACTGGCAGGATGGCAGCTTCAGGTTCACAGCGGCAGGTGTCACTTGTACGAATGCCGGTTTGTTTACCATTAGTGGTAACAACGGAACCGATCAGATAAACGGAACAGGAAACCTTAATCTTATTAATTCGGGAACGCTAAAAAAAACCAGTACAGGAACAACTTCGTTCAATCATTTTTCATGCACCAACAATGGCACTATTCAAGGATTGGGCACCTATAATTTTATGTCGAACCCAATTACAGGCAATGGATCTATTGCGCCGGGCTTATCTCCCGGAATACTTACTATGGATGGTCAGCAACCTCTTTCAGCAAACAGCACACTGGAAATTGAAATTCTTGATGGAACCGGAGCAGGAAGCGGACACGACCAATTGCAACGAAATGGAGACTTGACCCTTGCAGGTACCATCACCATTACCGAAACGGGCATCGTACCAAATGGTGTTTATACCATTATCAATCTTACATCTGGAACCATCAGTGGCAGTTTTGCTTCTGTTAATTTGCCGGCAGGTTACACTTTGCAGATTAATGCTGCCACAGTAACTGTTACCAGGTCTTTGGCTGTTGAGGCAAACTACGCCAGCCAGTTTGGGAATAGCATTGTAATGAATGGAACCAATGATTTCGTTGATTGTGGTAACAATGCTGCATTAAATATTACCTCCAACCTTACCCTGGAAGCCTGGATAAAACCCACGGCATTTGGAGTTTTAAGGCAAATTTTACACAAGGGTGGAGGATCGAATCCAGACCGGGAAGGATTTCAATTAAGAATAGATGGGGGTGCATCTGCAGCCATTGTAATAGCAAATGGCAGCACGTTTGATGCTGCCAATATTACATTTTCAATTAACGATTTGAATAAGTGGATGCATATAGCAGGTGTTTACGATGGCACTACCATAAAAATATATCGTAATGGCATTCTGGCAGAGTCTAAATCAACTACGCAAACTCTTACCCACAATACCCAGCCACTTTTAATCGGCAAACGGAGTGATGGCTTTAATTTTGAAGGATCCATTGACGAAGTCTGCATTTGGAACACTGCCCGCACGGCCACCGAAATACAAAATAACATGAATGTCCAACTTGCCGGTAACGAAACCGGCCTGGTTGGTTATTGGGATATGAACCGAATCGGGCAAGGTGCAGGTTTAACAGTTGAAAATAAAGCAACCGGAACCGGTGCGGTATTAAATGGAACTACGCAGGGTACTGCTACCACTCCTGTATTCAGCAATGAATTTAACATCCCGGTTTTAATTGCCTACTACCCGCTTAATGGCAATGCCGCCGACAGCAGCGGAAATAATCTGCACGGCACTATTATAGGTTCTGTGCCTGGAGCAACTGATCGAAACGGGAATGCCAACGGCGCTGTTTCATTCAATGGAAATACGGCTAACCGGATTGAAGTAGATGATAACATACTGCTACACACCTCCAGCATAACCATTGCAGCCTGGGTAAAATTGAATTCCTTAGGCGGAATAAAAACTTTTGTGGATAAGCCCATGGGCAATAATGTTTCTGACTCATGGCATCTGGGGACTGAAAATAGCAATTTTTCGTGCTGGCACATGAATGACCCGGTCAACTTTAATCCATACTCCCAAGTCACTTCACCTGCAAGCACCGGTCAATGGCACTATGTTGTAAATACATTTGATAATAACTCCAAACAGCATAAACTCTATATTGATGGTGTTTTAAAAACCACCAATACATTCAACAGCAGCATTGGTTACGATAATAGTAAACTCTATATTGGTGCTGCCATTGAAAGCGGAGGTTTAAATTTCCCGATGGACGGTCTGATAGATGAGGTGAAAATATACGATAAAGCTTTAACGGCAGCGGAAATCACCAATGAACTCATGAACGATTTAACAGCAAGTAAGCCCGGTAGCGGCATTGCACTGAGTTTTGATGGAGTGGATGATTTTATTACCATCCCCAATTCTCCTTCAATAAACTTTGGCACTAATAACTTTTCTGTAGAATTCTGGATAAATTCTTCCGATCTTACACGAGAAATTCTTTTCCAGAAAAGGGATGATTGTAATGGTGGTCCAACAAATAATTTATGGGGAATAGAAAAAAATGCTTCCGGTGAAATTTCATTTGAGGTCAATGCACCAAGTGTAGCTATAGTAATCCCAAATGCAATTGATGGAAAATGGCACCACATCTTTTTTACCAGAACCGACTCGGAACTAAAAGGATACAAAGACGGTATCCTCGTCGCATCTGTTGCTTCATCAGGTGTGAATGTAAGCAATAACACCGATTTAAAAATAGGTACAGGCGTATGTAGCCCTTTCTATCCTGGCAACGGATTCCCTACTGCCACTTTAGATGAAGTAAGATTGTGGAATGTTT
Protein-coding regions in this window:
- a CDS encoding T9SS type A sorting domain-containing protein, with protein sequence TSDIDNGTVVISLVAQPLSPCAVVATSQVTLQVNYCHELMIPQGWSGLSSFVNPIDPAMEDVFQSVVTDLIILQSLTGFYWPGQQINTIGNWNTQEGYSIKVTNQIELTIVGSRSSNRTLQLSQGWNLIPVLSECEAEVEALFADKGVIVVKEVAGWQLYWPAFSINTLQILQPGKAYYVLMGNAETITYPGCTKSGTSSVINSTNPNMMEIIGNAPWTMTSRSAATHIIAFPKQAISESLIKPGDYIGAFDENGNCYGMILWENSTMSMMLFGDDPTTAMKDGFTANEPVELRLHVVTTGTDYTLELTWDASWPQQNGTFAANGISAIAGINLGTALSAEDQSSNKNDVLIYPNPAGETLFIDLVDQQEIQLIMTDMHGREMLRQKLLTLRNQIDLTVLRSGIYLLQLEGKDFKRIEKIIKR